The nucleotide sequence GTCTCCGTATCCCAATCCATTCGTTCTGGGAGGAGGTCATGCTGAGCCAACAACTTGCGTTGCTCTTCCGGAATGACAATGTCAGAACCGGTTACGTGATACCCCTTTTTCTGGAGGGCCACGGCAAGCTGGCACATCGTGTAATCTCCGATGGAAATAATATGGATACGTTTCATCAAAATCGAATTAATCATCACAACGAATAAGTCCGGACATAGAAACATCCGAAAAAACCCGTCCCAATCAGTTTTACAGCAAAAAACAACACCTTTTTTAACGATCAATAATCTGTGTCACAACAGTTATTGCTAAATTTGGGTGCAAAAATAATACTTATAATGCAGTTAACCCTTATACAGTCCGGTTTTTTTTATTGTACGGGAGGTGCCATGTTCGGAGTTATTCCCCAAAAAATCTGGAGAAAACGTTATCCGGCCTATGGCGAAATGTGTCGACTGAGCACAAATATGCTATACGTAGAGATGGGTAGCAGGAAGATTGTGGTCGATGCAGGTACAGGTGTAAAATATCCGGAGCGTTGTAAAAGTTATGGCTTTGAAAATGTGATAAATCCCGCAGTGGCATTATCCTCACTGGGTGTCCCGTCCGATGAGGTAACTGATGTTATACTTACCCATCTGCATTTTGACCATTGCGGCGGTTGCACCGGCACAGACAAAAACGGAGTCCTGAATGTTACTTTTCCCAAAGCTATCCATTGGGTCAGCCGGAAACAATGGGAACACGCACAAAACCCGACTTTACTGGATGAGGACGCCTACTGGCCGGAGAATGTAAGCCCGTTGGAGGATGCCGGACTGATATGCCTGGTCGAACAAGACAGCGAAATCTACCCCGGTGTAAAACTCGAACTCTACAATGGCCATACCCCCGGACAAATTGTCCCCGTCTTTGAACTCAATGGATTACGATATTGTTTTACTGGTGATGTGATACCTACATCGGCACACCTCTCTACTTTGTGGATCTCGGCATACGATATCTACCCGGTAGATTCGGTTAATGAGAAACTGAGATTATTGAACAATGCCGTGGTTGATAACCGGATACTCATCACATCACATGATACTGAAGCCCTGGCTTTTACCATCCGGAAAATGTCTGATTATTATAAGTTGAAAAACGAAATCGCCATTCGTTTATGTAAAATATAATAAAACGGAACCATAACGGAATCGTTTGAGAAAAATTGCACTACCTTTGCATTATATCGTTTTTTAAGGATGAAAAAGTTATTGATGATAGGAATATTCTGTTGCTCCATTCTGCTGGCAAGCGGAGTGCCGACACAGACGCAACCGGCGAAACCCTCTCCGGATCGCGACAATGTAACTATGGTCATACAGGTAGTGGGGAACAGAATCAGCATTCAAAACGCAGTACCAAACTCTATTGTAGAGATTTACAGTGTATTGGGCGTCAAACTGAAACAATACCGCTTACCTCAGGCCGACGAAGAGTATATAATCGAATTACCGAAAGGCTGTTATATCCTCAAGTCGGACAATATCGTTCGCAAGATTGCCATAAAATAAATATGATCAGACCCTGTTGCTTCGGCAATGGGGTTTTTCTTTGTAAAAAAAGAGCCTGAAGAATTCACTTTCAGGCTCTTTTTGCAAGGGTTTATTTAATCTCAATCACCCGGATGGGGTTCGTTTTGGCTTCTTCACGCTTTGGTATATGAATCGTAAGGATTCCTTTTTCGTATTTCGCTTCGATGTTTTCACTATCAGCTACATTCGGCAGGGTGAATGAGCGACTGAAAGACTGGTAGCTGAATTCACGACGTGTGTATTTGCCCTCTTCTTTAGTCTCTTTCTCATTCTTCTTTTCTGAAGAAATAGTCAATACATTGTGATTCAACTCAATCTTAAAATCTTCCTTGACCATGCCCGGTGCGGCCAGCTCAACATCAAAAGCTGCTTCCGATTCGCGAATATTGACTGATGGCAGCGTAGTATTGGTCAATGAGTAATTCTGGTTAGACCAATCCATCCAATCACGATTGAAGAAGTCGTTAAAGAAACTTGGTAAGTTTGGGAAGAAATCATCCCTCTTAATCAGTGACATAATAACCTCCTATTTTAATGGTTTGACTTAGATTTTGGTGAACCGAAGTTCACTTAACCAATTTCAAATTACGTGCCAAATCCACTTGCTACATAGTTATAACAACAAGGCTCACGGAAAAGCATTCCCAGACATCTGTTTTAAACCTAATTATCCAATATTAAACGGTTTAACTGACAAAACTACAAGGTGCATCTGTAAAAATGACAGCTTTGTTTTTTATCTGACAAACACCCAACGATCCTTTTCCGAGAAGTCTTCAACAAAGGCATACCCCTCCGTATCAAATGCCTTGAGCTGTTCGGGGTCGATCAGGCGGTTTTCGATAATGAAACGAGTCATCATACCCCGTGCTTTTTTCATATAAACGGTGATAGGTTTGGGCTTTCCGTCACGCATCTCTACAAACTCGAAGTCGATAATGCGTGCTTTGACGCTTTTACGATGAATAGCTTTGAAGTATTCATGCGAAGCCAGATTAATCAGTACCGACTCTTCACCGATTTGGGATTTCAGCACTTCATTGAGATTTTTCGTAATCTTATTATCCCAAAACTCATAGAGATTTTCCGCTTTGGCTGTATCGAGTTTAATGCCCATTTCGAGACGGTAAGGTTGAATCAGGTCAAGCGGGCGAAGAACTCCGTAAAGTCCGGACAACATACGCAAATGCCCCTGAGCAAATTGAATATCATCGGGAGCCAGCGTCTTTGCTTTCAATCCGTTATAGACTTCTCCGTTGAAGGCAAACACAGCCTGCTTGGCATTCTCCGGGGTAAAGGGCAAATGCCACTGTTTGTAACGCTCATAATTGAGCGAAGCAATCTCCCGACTGACGGAATAGAGCTTCATCAGGTCAGGAACTTCGATATCGCGTAATCGCTTGATCAATTTCGAAGATTGCTTGAGGTAATCGGGCTGTGTAAAATCAGTAACCGGAGCAGTCGTTTTATAATCGAGATTCTTGGCGGGGGATATGACGATTAGCATAGTTTATAGTTTGGGGAAATAACGGTTAGAGGATTGACTTGGTTCAAAATATCCGAATCTGAATTTTATGAACATAAGAATGTTCAAAATCACTCTTTTTGAGCCGAGCACAAACTTATATTGCAATGGCATGGTCTCAATGAAATCAATGAACCATTATTGAAATAAATGAGAGAGGCACTTTATCACCTATTCATCCATAGTAAATCAAAATTGAATTGCAGTTCTATCTCCAGACTTGAAGTACGTTTCACCTATAGTATCTGAGGATCTTCTCATAACATACTTTATTCTTAAAATCAACCACTTGAAACATCTGATACTGGTATGCTATCCCTGTACAACCTGGCAAACTGGACATAATCTTTAAGAGCCCTTTATTTTGATCAAAAATATAAACTGAAAATTCGTATTCAGGAAAAGTATACTTGTTCGTTTCATATTCTTCATTCTTACACGATATAATCTTGAACTCTTGATGATTTACAAACAATCGTCTATATGAAATAGAATCCCCATCACTCTTCTTAAAAATCAATTTATAGCCCAAATAACGCACAGTACAATAGTCAACATAATAGCATGACACTTTAGGCTTTATCTTTTTAACGTTTGGAGATCTCATCTCTTTAATAGCCAATAAAAACAATCCATTTTTGTTCTTCTGCGCAAACAAAGACGTATTTGTATATACCACAATCAGTACAACATAGATATGCTTCATATATTTAACTTTTAATTACCCAAAGATATGGCTTTCTTTATTCTTCTACTCCCCGTTATGCTGGATACAGAATAGAAAACTTTGAAACCGTAGGACTGGATATATCATTCGGAAACAACCTATCCCGCTTTAAAAATAAGCATTTTATCTGTTTGTCACATTTCTATTGAAAATCAGCGGTTAAAAACCGCTGCACCCACAATATTCAACCCAATCGGAGCCCTGTCCAAGAATCTTGCTTTCGTTACATTATTATCCAACAGTTTTCCTCACGCATGACGGGGGATTGCTTTTCTTGACTGATAGATTTCCCCAAATTACTTACCTTTGCCCTATACATGAATATTATGACAGATCATTATCAGACATATACTTTGGCCAATGGACTGCGGGTGGTACACATGCCGTCCGATTCCCCAGTCGCCTATTGCGGCTATGCCGTGAATGTAGGGACGCGGGATGAAGAACCGCACCAGTTTGGCATGGCGCATTTTGTGGAACATCTGCTTTTTAAGGGGACAGAGAAGCGCCGTTCGGTGCATATACTGAACCGTATGGAGGCGGTCGGCGGAGAACTTAATGCTTACACCTCCAAGGAGGAGACCTTCGTCTATTCGATATTCCTGGAGGAGCATATCGAACGGGCTGTGGAGTTGCTTTCCGACCTGGTGTTTCATTCCACATTTCCCCAAAACGAAATAGAAAAAGAACGGGATGTGATACTCGATGAGATTGGCTCGTATAAGGATAATCCCTCCGAGTTGATTTATGACGAGTTTGAAAACCTACTGTTTGAAGGCCATGAGCTCGGCCATAATATTCTCGGCGACACCGAATCGCTCGAATCATTCACCACTGCCGATGCGTTGGCTTTCGTAGCCAAACATTATGTTCCGTCAAATATGGTTTTCTTCTCGATGGGCAGGACTGATTTTAAGAAGATTATCCGGCTGATAGAGAAGTATGCCTCCTCAGTCCCCTCGTGTGAAATCATTAAGCATCGCAAGACGCCCCTACCGGTCACCAACTGCAAAGCAGTCACCGAAAACCACGATACTCATCAGGCGCATGTGCTGATGGGAAGCAGGGGATACAGCCTGCACGACAAGAATCGTCTGGCCTTGTATATGGTTAATAACATACTGGGTGGCCCGGGTATGAACAGTCGCCTGAACCTTGCCCTGCGCGAACGTCACGGGTATGTCTATTCCGTAGAATCGACCCTAACTTCCTACACCGATACGGGAGTGTTCGCCATCTATTTCGGCTCCGATCCAAAAAACCGGGACAAGTGCATCCGGTTGATTGATAAAGAGCTGGCTTTGTTACGTAATAAAAAGATGACATCTCTTCAATTGAATGCCGCCAAGAAACAGTTGATGGGACAATTGGGCGTATCGGTTGACAACCGTGAGAATCTGGCCCTGGCGGTAGGGAAATCCTTCCTCCATTTTAATAAGTTTGAAAGCCTTGAAGAGGTAAATAAACGTATTGAAGCCTTGACCGCAAAGCAATTGCTGGAAATATCAAATGAAGTATTCGACCCCAAACATTTATATACGCTGATGTTTGAGTAAATCACGGCAGAAACAAAGAAAACCAGAATCCGCAAAGAATAGTGTAGATGCTCATTCTTTGCGGATTCTCTGTTTTAGGATGGCACTTTCATTCCTTAATGCATTCCAAAGGTATTCTAAATGAATATCTAGCCCTCTTATAAGTTGGCTAAAAGAAGAGATTAAACAGACTACTTACAGGGATATTACACCAAAAATAAGTGTAATATCCCTGTTATATCTCTGGTTTATCCCTGTATAATCCCTGTTATATATAGCAATAAGAAAGGGCTGACACTTGACTAACCTATCTATTTCAGAGAAAGAGAAGTTGCATTAGAAATATGCAAAAAAGAATGATTTCTATCGATGGTTAAAGATGCATACTCAATTCTAACCATCGATAAATCTGTGAAAAAACAATCTATTCTACTTTTTACTGCGATAAATATCCCACGCAATCCAGTCCACCACATCGGTTGCAAAATTTACCTGACGCATGGAAGTAAAGAGTGAACTGATATTGTCTATTGCTGCACCTTCAAGATCGGTCAGTGTACTGCTGGTGCCATCATCGAAGGTAATCTTCAGGTCTCGTGTTTTGTGAGTGAATGATGGGTTTGAAGTATCTGTCGTTTTATTGATTACTTCAACTTTTGAATTGGTTTGAAGGACACCTTTGACATAAACTTTGGCACTGTCAAGCGTCTGTCCTTTTCCCAAAGCTCTTACAATCTGCACATCGCCTATGGTCAAAGAGTATGACCGTTCCCGATACCAGGAGGTTGTACTGGTTCTGGTAGCAGTGTATTTTTCTTCATAGAGCATAGTGCCGCCCTTGGAGATAGAGTAGCTTGACACAGCCGTATCTCCGGAAGAAGCGTAACATTTGGTTACATATCCGCTGGGGAAATCAAACTCTGAAAGATAATCGTAGCCGTTTACGTAATTGAGGGTTGACCAGATTTTCAAATTACCGACATCCACATCCTTAATTTTGATACCTGAAGCTAATCGGTAATCATATCCCACGAAGGGCCTGAATTTATACAGGTAGTCCGAGACACTGATTACATAGTTGTTGGTCAATAATGTATCGCTGGGCGAATAGGTAAATAACGTTCTCGGAGATTCTACTTTTTCCTGTGGCAACCTGACAATCATTAATGAGTTTGATGCGGTTTTGGAGAAATAACGCTGACTGGAAATCGGCCCCCATTTTGTAGAAGGGACTTTATAGTCATACACACCGGATATATCTGAAAGTAATATCTGGTTGGTCAGCAAAGAATCCACGGGGGAAGTTGTTGCACTTTTCAATGAGCTATTGTTAGTCAGGACCTGAAAACCGGATGAAGATGTAATTTCACTTAATGCGGAGTTCAGATTTTGAACACCGGCCGTAAGTGATGATTTCAGATTACCTGAATCGGATGAATTCAATACATCTGATTGGGAGCAACTCCACAAAAATGTGCTAAACAATAGCAATACCGGATAAAAGACTTTTGACTTCATAAAAAACATTTTTAAAAGGGTTGTTACATTAATCGTCTGTATAAATACGACCGCAACCTGTCATCAGGATTTCGGTAGGTAAAGATACAAATAGATAAACGGGATTATTTTCATTTTCAGATGTTTAAACGGCTAAATAATCCTAATTTAATTGATCTGCAATCCAATGTTGTGTACTTATAAAAATGGTCACTGTGTAAGATTCCTCCTTCATCAAACCACTCCTGTACCGGAGAGCTTTAATATGACTTCTATCGCCTGCATTTTTAATCCTCCCGGATAATTTCCATTGGTTTGCCCTCAAAAGATGAAGAAGATGCTCAATATATGTTATAAATTCATCTATTACAGATAATTATTCCGTTAAATCAGTCTGTATATGACAAATATGTTTACCTTTACGGCTGTTATTGAAAATAAGCGCGGGCCATTCACTATTCAATCCGTTTCGTTCTGATAGGATTTTTACAATAGGCGTACGTTCTCAGCCTTTCCTTCAATCAAATCAATTAATTTAATCCTATTTTCAAATGAACATTTTTGTTGCAAAACTAAGCTTTGGCGTAAACGACGAAGACTTGAACGAACTTTTTGCAGAGTATGGTGAAGTATCCTCTGCGCGTGTAATCATGGACAAAATGACCGGAAAATCAAAAGGTTTCGGTTTCGTAGAAATGTCTGACGACGAAGCTGCGAAAAAAGCAATCAGCGAACTTGACGGTTGCGAATACGACGGTCGCGTGATCGCTGTATCAGAAGCTCGTCCACGTGAAGAAAGACCAGCCGGCGAACGTCGTGGTGGTGGCTACGGCGGCGGAAACCGTGGTGGCGGTTTTGGCGGTGGCAACCGTGGCGGTGGTTACGGTGGTGGAAGCCGTGGCGGAAGATATTAATCTGACCCTCTTTTAATTCCAAATATAAAGCGTCTTCAGCAATGAGGGCGCTTTTTTTGTGACAGTAAACCTCCAAGGTTTTAAAAACCTTGGAGGTTTGGCATCACAGGCTGACGGCTTTTTGACTATATTTGTATCCTATTTAAGGCATTAGACATTACATGAAGGATTTTATAATCACGAAATCGGAAACCGAGACAGCTGTGCTGGTCGGTCTGATTACCCCTCAACAAAACGAGCAAAAGTCGAACGAGTACCTCGATGAGCTGGCGTTTCTGGCCGAGACGGCAGGGGCGGTTCCGGTGAAGAGCTTTACACAACGTCTCGACTATCCCCACCCTGTGACTTTCGTAGGACAGGGAAAACTACAGGAAATCAAAGATTATGTAGAAGAGAATGAGATCGGTATGGTGCTTTTTGACGACGATCTTTCGCCCAAGCAACTCAAAAACATCGAGAAGATGCTGGAGGTGAAAATTCTCGACCGCACAAGCCTGATCCTGGATATTTTTGCCAAACGTGCACAGACCGCCCATGCCAAAACACAGGTGGAGCTGGCACAATACCAATACCTCCTACCCCGTCTGACCCGACTATGGACTCACCTTGAGCGCCAGCGAGGCGGTATCGGGATGCGTGGTCCGGGCGAGACACAGATCGAGACCGACCGTCGTATTATCCTCGATAAAATTTCAAAGCTGAAAGAGGATCTGAAAGCCATTGACAAACAGAAGGCGACACAGCGTAAAAACCGCGGCAAAATGGTGCGCGTGGCTCTTGTCGGCTACACCAACGTGGGCAAATCCACGATGATGAACATGCTAAGTAAATCGGAGGTGTTTGCCGAAAACAAATTGTTTGCAACACTCGACACAACCGTACGCAAGGTGATCGTGGACAACCTGCCTTTCCTGTTGTCGGATACGGTAGGATTTATCCGCAAGCTGCCGACTCACCTGGTGGAGTCGTTTAAATCGACCCTCGATGAGGTGCGCGAGGCAGACCTGCTACTGCACGTGGTGGACATCTCCCACACAGCCTTCGAGGAACAAATCGAGGTAGTAACGCAAACGCTAAATGAGGTATGCGATGCGCAGGATAAACCGACCATCATCATTTTCAACAAAATAGATGCATACAACCATGTGCAGAAGGATGAGGACGACCTCACTCCCCGCACCCGTGAAAACATCACGCTGGAGGAGCTGCAACAGACCTGGATGGCGAAACTGCATGAAAATTGCATGTTTATCTCTGCCAAAGAGAAACTCAACGTGGATGCCCTGCGCGAGATGCTGTATGCCCGTGTGAAGGAGATTCACGTACAGCGTTATCCGTACAACGATTTTTTGTTCCAGAAATACGATGAAGATTTCGACATATAAGGGATTTTAGGCCAAAAACTTATAGACAAAGAGCAAAGGCTTACGACTTATTACTCACGACTCACGACTTAGCGATGACATTACTCCGCCCCCTATCCTCTTCAGAGATTTCGCAACTCAAAAAACAGGGTTGCTCGGCCACCGACTGGACCAGCATAAAGGTCAGGGAAAGTTTTTCGGCAGAACGTATCGTCAATGTTCAGTTCTCCGGGAAGATAGAACTGGGTAATCCGGAAGGTGAATTTACCCTTGCCGGAGGTATTCCCGCACCGGGCGGAATCTATAATGCCACCCTGCACAACTGCCGCATCGGTAACCAGACACGCATTGCCAACACAACCATCGCCAATTATAACATCGGCAATCACTGCCTGATCGAGCAGGTCGGCGAACTGGTTACAGACGGAGTGAGCTCGTTTGGAAACTGCACTGAGGTGAATGTACTCAACGAAACAGGTGGTCGTGAAGTGGTCATCTACGACGGGCTTTCGGTACAGACAGCTTACCTGCAAGCCTTTTACCGCCATCGTCCAGCTCTTATCAAACAACTCAAATTAATCATTGCCAAATACACCGCACAGGTAACATCGACCACGGGAACTATCGGCGACAACTGCCGCATCGTGCGCTGTGGCTCGTTGAAGAACCTCTGCATCGGTGATTCGGCCTCCATCGAAGGAGCTACGAAGTTGGTCAATGGAACCGTACAAAGTTCTGCCGAACTTCCAGCACACATTGGTGACGGTGTAATGGCTGATCATTTTATCATGGCTAAAGGTGCTTGTATGGAATCGGGAGCCATGGTCAGCCACGCTTTCGTGGGACAGGCGGTACATCTGGCGCGCCAGTTTTCTGCCGTACACTCCCTGTTCTTCAGCTATTCGCAAGGAGAACACGGAGAAGCCTGTGCGGCATTCGCCGGTCCATTCACCGTCACCCATCACAAATCGACGCTGCTTATCGGCAGTTATTACTCGTTTATGAACGCAGGAAGCGGCACTAACCAGAGCAACCACCTATACCGCCTCGGCCCTATCCACCAGGGCATTCTGGAGCGTGGATGCAAAACGGGAAGCGACTCTTACATTATGTGGCCTTCCCGCGTCGGTGCATTTTCTATGATTGTAGGAAAACATACCCGCCACGCTGATACAGCTGATTTGCCTTTCTCCTATTTGGTTGAAAACAAAAAAGAGACTTACCTGATGCCGGGGGCAACATTGGGTAATGTTGGGACTATCCGTGACGCCCAAAAGTGGAAGAAACGGAATACGCTCAGCGACGAAGTCCGCACAGATATTATCAACAGTAATCTTTTCAGCCCGTACACATTAGGCAAAATTCTCCGCGGCTTAGAAATTCTGAAAGAGCTACAAAGCAAACCGTCAGACCTTTATCTCTACAATGGAGTCAGGATAAAAGGATATTCATTGGGCAAAGGAATTGCCTTTTATGAAAATGCCATTCTAAAGCATCTGGGCGACCGGTTGATGAAACGGTTGAGCGATGCACCCTTTTCTTCCATGCAGGAGGTCAAACAAATACTGAAGCCCAACAGCGAAGAAGGATTGGGTGAATGGATCGATATTGCCGGAGCCATCGTGCCTAAAGCAAAAGCAGAAGCCCTGGTCGCAGACATTGAATCAGGAAAGATCAATACTACAGAAAAACTGGATTCTTACTGGAAAGAGCTTGATGCGGCATACGATGTGATGAGCTGGAACTGGCTGATTAACCTGACAGAGCAACATTTGGGTAAAAATGTCGCTGTCTGGACCCGTTCCGATCTGACACAGCTTGTCAACGATAGCCTCGATGCCATTGTAAAATTTGATCAACAGTTACTTGAGGATACCCGCAAAGAGTTCTCTCCGGAGATTCAGACCGGATTCGGTATCGACGGAAACAACAAGGTGAAGGATGCTGACTTTGAAGCTGTTCGTGGCATGTTTGAAAATCACCCGATGGTAAATTGTATCCGCGAACATATTGACATTAAAAGACAAATGGCAGAAACCCTGCGCATTAAACTGGAAGAGATAGGACAATCATAAAAGCATAGACTATGAAACAATTTTTCAAGATGGCGTTTGCCAGCGCTTTGGGCTTCTTTATCACGGCGATTGTGATTATATCGCTGTTCATTTTTGTATTTGCCGTTGCCATTAGCCAAATGGAGAGTACCACCTTCAAAACGAAGCCCAACTCAGTGCTTCACCTCAAGCTGGAGGGGGAAATTGTGGAGCGTTCGAAGGAAAATCCGTTTCAGCAAATCTTCTCCGACTACAAAGTGGGACGACTGGGATTGGATGATATCCTCTCCGCCATCGACAAAGCGGAAAAAGACGATAATATCCGCGGTATTTATCTCGATTTCAAGATTCCCATTGCCGGTATGGCCACAGTGGAAGAGATCCGTAACCGCCTGAAAGAATTTAAGAAAAGCGGGAAGTTCGTTGTCGCTTATGCCGACCAATATGCACAGAAGGACTTTTACCTGGCGACCGTTGCCGATACCATCCTGCTTAATCCGGTGGGTATGATTGACTTCCGCGGAATTGGCGGACAGCCTGTCTTTTTCAAAAAGGCTTTGGATAAACTGGGCATTGAGATGCAGATATTCAAAGTCGGCACATACAAATCGGCAGTTGAGCCATTTATCCAGGAAAAAATGAGCGATGCCAATAAAGCACAAGTAACAGAATACATCTCCGAAATCTGGAATCATTTGCTTAAAGAAATCTCTGTCAGTCGCAAAATACCGGTTGAAAAACTGAATGCTTACGCCAACGAAGGCATGCTGATGCAACCGGCGGAAAAAGATATAAAATACCGTCTGGCTGACAAGTTGATTTACCGGACAGATGTATGGACCTACCTGAAGAAACTCGCTCACTCCGACGCTAAAGAAGAGAAAGGTCTGGTCGAAATCAGCGATATGGTGAAAGCCGAAAGCCAGGAATCCCAATATGAAGACAAGGTTGCCATCGTGTATGCTGCCGGTGGAATTGATGACGGAGACAGCGAAGGCATCAACAGCGAAAAACTTTCCAGGGATCTGATGGATGTCAAAGGTGACTCATCGGTAAAAGCTGTCGTGTTTCGGGTAAATTCACCCGGAGGTAGCGCCTACGGTTCGGAACAAATCTGGCACGTCATCAAAGAGATTCAAAAAGTGAAGCCGGTCGTAGTTTCAATGGGAGACTATGCCGCTTCAGGCGGTTATTATATCTCCTGCCCGGCATCGGCCATAGTCGCTCAACCGACTACACTCACAGGCTCTATCGGCATATTCGGCATGTTCCCCAACGTGGAAAAGCTAACGGAAAAACTGGGACTGACCTTTGACGAAGTCTCCACCAACCGCTTTGCCACCACCCCAAGCATAAACCGTCCGATGCGTGCTGATGAAAAGGCTCTGTTCCAGGGATACATCAATGAGGGATACAAACTGTTTGTAGGCCGTTGTGCAGCCGGACGCAAAGTGAAAACCGAAAAAATAGAAGCTGTGGCCCAGGGACACGTCTGGACCGGAGAAAAAGCGATACAAATCGGGCTGGTTGACAAA is from Parabacteroides sp. FAFU027 and encodes:
- the hflX gene encoding GTPase HflX, with the protein product MKDFIITKSETETAVLVGLITPQQNEQKSNEYLDELAFLAETAGAVPVKSFTQRLDYPHPVTFVGQGKLQEIKDYVEENEIGMVLFDDDLSPKQLKNIEKMLEVKILDRTSLILDIFAKRAQTAHAKTQVELAQYQYLLPRLTRLWTHLERQRGGIGMRGPGETQIETDRRIILDKISKLKEDLKAIDKQKATQRKNRGKMVRVALVGYTNVGKSTMMNMLSKSEVFAENKLFATLDTTVRKVIVDNLPFLLSDTVGFIRKLPTHLVESFKSTLDEVREADLLLHVVDISHTAFEEQIEVVTQTLNEVCDAQDKPTIIIFNKIDAYNHVQKDEDDLTPRTRENITLEELQQTWMAKLHENCMFISAKEKLNVDALREMLYARVKEIHVQRYPYNDFLFQKYDEDFDI
- a CDS encoding T9SS type A sorting domain-containing protein translates to MKKLLMIGIFCCSILLASGVPTQTQPAKPSPDRDNVTMVIQVVGNRISIQNAVPNSIVEIYSVLGVKLKQYRLPQADEEYIIELPKGCYILKSDNIVRKIAIK
- a CDS encoding MBL fold metallo-hydrolase is translated as MQLTLIQSGFFYCTGGAMFGVIPQKIWRKRYPAYGEMCRLSTNMLYVEMGSRKIVVDAGTGVKYPERCKSYGFENVINPAVALSSLGVPSDEVTDVILTHLHFDHCGGCTGTDKNGVLNVTFPKAIHWVSRKQWEHAQNPTLLDEDAYWPENVSPLEDAGLICLVEQDSEIYPGVKLELYNGHTPGQIVPVFELNGLRYCFTGDVIPTSAHLSTLWISAYDIYPVDSVNEKLRLLNNAVVDNRILITSHDTEALAFTIRKMSDYYKLKNEIAIRLCKI
- a CDS encoding Hsp20/alpha crystallin family protein, which codes for MSLIKRDDFFPNLPSFFNDFFNRDWMDWSNQNYSLTNTTLPSVNIRESEAAFDVELAAPGMVKEDFKIELNHNVLTISSEKKNEKETKEEGKYTRREFSYQSFSRSFTLPNVADSENIEAKYEKGILTIHIPKREEAKTNPIRVIEIK
- a CDS encoding M16 family metallopeptidase, with the protein product MTDHYQTYTLANGLRVVHMPSDSPVAYCGYAVNVGTRDEEPHQFGMAHFVEHLLFKGTEKRRSVHILNRMEAVGGELNAYTSKEETFVYSIFLEEHIERAVELLSDLVFHSTFPQNEIEKERDVILDEIGSYKDNPSELIYDEFENLLFEGHELGHNILGDTESLESFTTADALAFVAKHYVPSNMVFFSMGRTDFKKIIRLIEKYASSVPSCEIIKHRKTPLPVTNCKAVTENHDTHQAHVLMGSRGYSLHDKNRLALYMVNNILGGPGMNSRLNLALRERHGYVYSVESTLTSYTDTGVFAIYFGSDPKNRDKCIRLIDKELALLRNKKMTSLQLNAAKKQLMGQLGVSVDNRENLALAVGKSFLHFNKFESLEEVNKRIEALTAKQLLEISNEVFDPKHLYTLMFE
- the yaaA gene encoding peroxide stress protein YaaA; translation: MLIVISPAKNLDYKTTAPVTDFTQPDYLKQSSKLIKRLRDIEVPDLMKLYSVSREIASLNYERYKQWHLPFTPENAKQAVFAFNGEVYNGLKAKTLAPDDIQFAQGHLRMLSGLYGVLRPLDLIQPYRLEMGIKLDTAKAENLYEFWDNKITKNLNEVLKSQIGEESVLINLASHEYFKAIHRKSVKARIIDFEFVEMRDGKPKPITVYMKKARGMMTRFIIENRLIDPEQLKAFDTEGYAFVEDFSEKDRWVFVR
- a CDS encoding RNA recognition motif domain-containing protein, with protein sequence MNIFVAKLSFGVNDEDLNELFAEYGEVSSARVIMDKMTGKSKGFGFVEMSDDEAAKKAISELDGCEYDGRVIAVSEARPREERPAGERRGGGYGGGNRGGGFGGGNRGGGYGGGSRGGRY
- a CDS encoding DUF4954 family protein; this encodes MTLLRPLSSSEISQLKKQGCSATDWTSIKVRESFSAERIVNVQFSGKIELGNPEGEFTLAGGIPAPGGIYNATLHNCRIGNQTRIANTTIANYNIGNHCLIEQVGELVTDGVSSFGNCTEVNVLNETGGREVVIYDGLSVQTAYLQAFYRHRPALIKQLKLIIAKYTAQVTSTTGTIGDNCRIVRCGSLKNLCIGDSASIEGATKLVNGTVQSSAELPAHIGDGVMADHFIMAKGACMESGAMVSHAFVGQAVHLARQFSAVHSLFFSYSQGEHGEACAAFAGPFTVTHHKSTLLIGSYYSFMNAGSGTNQSNHLYRLGPIHQGILERGCKTGSDSYIMWPSRVGAFSMIVGKHTRHADTADLPFSYLVENKKETYLMPGATLGNVGTIRDAQKWKKRNTLSDEVRTDIINSNLFSPYTLGKILRGLEILKELQSKPSDLYLYNGVRIKGYSLGKGIAFYENAILKHLGDRLMKRLSDAPFSSMQEVKQILKPNSEEGLGEWIDIAGAIVPKAKAEALVADIESGKINTTEKLDSYWKELDAAYDVMSWNWLINLTEQHLGKNVAVWTRSDLTQLVNDSLDAIVKFDQQLLEDTRKEFSPEIQTGFGIDGNNKVKDADFEAVRGMFENHPMVNCIREHIDIKRQMAETLRIKLEEIGQS